From Chryseobacterium shandongense, the proteins below share one genomic window:
- a CDS encoding VOC family protein codes for MNNNIFPCLWYDENAKESAEFYCKIFGGKITADTPVVMNIELFGQKMMLLNGGPQFKKNASVSFMVICETEDEVQKYWDQLMQGGMALMPLDSYSWSKKYGWLKDKYDVTWQLFHGEKRDEQKIIPTLMFMHENNGKAMQAMELYTSTFPNSKIGNILRYGDGSEGHPISEAPESIQHAHFVLDGYSFFCMDSSYDHQFGFNEAISMVVMTEDQEQTDRYWNSLISDGGRESMCGWLKDRFGFSWQIVPKRLIELMSDPDPAKAQKVVQAMMRMQKIIIEDLEKAYHS; via the coding sequence ATGAACAACAATATCTTTCCGTGCCTTTGGTACGATGAAAATGCTAAAGAATCCGCAGAGTTTTACTGTAAAATATTTGGCGGAAAAATTACCGCAGACACACCGGTCGTCATGAATATCGAACTTTTCGGGCAGAAAATGATGCTTCTGAATGGCGGACCCCAATTCAAAAAAAATGCTTCAGTTTCCTTTATGGTAATCTGTGAAACGGAAGATGAGGTGCAAAAATACTGGGATCAGCTGATGCAAGGCGGAATGGCCCTTATGCCACTGGATTCTTATTCCTGGAGCAAAAAATACGGATGGCTGAAAGATAAATATGATGTTACCTGGCAATTATTCCATGGAGAAAAACGAGATGAACAGAAAATAATTCCTACACTTATGTTTATGCATGAAAACAACGGAAAAGCAATGCAGGCTATGGAATTATATACTTCAACGTTCCCCAATTCTAAGATCGGTAATATTCTGAGATATGGAGACGGAAGCGAAGGACATCCCATTTCAGAAGCACCTGAAAGCATTCAGCATGCCCATTTTGTGCTTGATGGCTACAGTTTTTTCTGCATGGACAGCTCTTATGATCACCAGTTTGGTTTTAATGAAGCAATTTCAATGGTGGTGATGACGGAAGACCAGGAACAGACCGACCGTTACTGGAACAGCCTCATTTCAGACGGAGGAAGAGAAAGTATGTGCGGATGGCTGAAAGACCGTTTTGGATTTAGCTGGCAGATTGTTCCTAAAAGATTAATAGAACTTATGAGTGATCCTGATCCTGCAAAAGCCCAGAAAGTAGTGCAGGCGATGATGAGAATGCAGAAAATCATTATAGAAGATCTGGAAAAAGCTTATCATTCTTAG
- a CDS encoding SDR family oxidoreductase, with translation MKTQNKSQSKSKVPADGILPEIIRESYRGSEKLLDKKAVISGGDSGIGQAVAVHFAREGADVAIIYKESDDDAEETKKLVEKEGRTCILLKGDISKKNFQNKCIQKIKKEWGYLDILVNNAGIQFPKDDIENISDEQIHQTFNTNIISMISFTRNCLQLMKSGSRIICTTSVTAYRGSDHLIDYSSTKGAIATFVRSLATNIAEKNILVNGVAPGPIWTPLVKETFDDVSDFGKDNPMKRAGQPSEVAPAYVFLTSQDSSFITGEIIHINGGDYVGG, from the coding sequence ATGAAAACACAAAACAAGTCACAATCTAAATCAAAAGTACCAGCAGATGGTATCCTTCCGGAAATCATCCGGGAGAGCTACAGAGGAAGCGAGAAACTGTTGGATAAAAAAGCGGTTATTTCAGGAGGAGACAGCGGGATAGGTCAGGCTGTTGCCGTACATTTTGCCCGTGAAGGAGCAGATGTTGCCATTATCTACAAAGAAAGCGATGACGATGCCGAAGAAACAAAGAAACTTGTAGAAAAGGAAGGCAGAACATGCATTTTGTTAAAAGGTGATATTTCTAAAAAGAATTTTCAGAACAAATGTATTCAGAAGATAAAAAAAGAATGGGGATATTTGGATATACTTGTTAACAACGCAGGAATCCAATTTCCGAAAGATGATATTGAAAATATTTCCGATGAGCAGATTCATCAAACGTTTAACACCAATATCATTTCCATGATCTCATTCACCAGAAACTGCCTGCAGCTGATGAAAAGCGGTTCACGGATTATCTGCACAACTTCTGTTACAGCCTATCGGGGAAGTGATCACCTCATTGATTATTCGTCTACAAAAGGAGCGATAGCAACGTTTGTCCGCTCTTTGGCAACCAATATTGCAGAGAAAAACATTCTGGTAAACGGCGTTGCGCCCGGTCCGATCTGGACACCTCTGGTGAAAGAAACCTTTGACGACGTTTCAGATTTCGGAAAAGACAATCCGATGAAAAGGGCAGGACAGCCTTCGGAAGTGGCTCCGGCTTACGTCTTTTTAACGTCACAGGACTCCAGTTTCATTACCGGAGAAATCATTCATATCAACGGCGGAGATTACGTCGGCGGATAA
- a CDS encoding ATPase, translating to MEILHFDIQINAEATKVWTVLWDDFSFRQWTSAFTEGSFYQGNLEKGSIIKFLDPKNNGMYSKIVQLIPNEVITFLHLGEIYEGVETPRDWGDATEKYILKEDENTTHLFVEIATSEEFKSFFEEKFPVALSNVKNLSENQL from the coding sequence ATGGAAATATTACATTTTGATATTCAGATTAATGCGGAAGCAACAAAAGTATGGACTGTACTTTGGGACGATTTTTCTTTCAGACAGTGGACATCGGCTTTTACAGAAGGTTCTTTTTATCAGGGAAATCTTGAAAAGGGAAGTATTATAAAATTCCTCGATCCTAAAAATAACGGAATGTACAGTAAAATCGTACAATTGATTCCTAATGAAGTTATTACCTTTCTTCATCTTGGAGAAATTTATGAAGGTGTAGAAACACCCCGGGATTGGGGAGATGCGACAGAAAAATATATTCTGAAAGAAGATGAAAATACTACCCATCTGTTTGTTGAAATTGCAACTTCGGAAGAGTTCAAATCATTTTTTGAAGAAAAATTTCCGGTTGCATTATCCAATGTTAAAAATCTTTCAGAAAATCAGCTTTAA
- a CDS encoding helix-hairpin-helix domain-containing protein, producing MAKCLNSICAVSHNAKGTFLQGIISAPARRALEKEKINSLEKLSEYSEKEILQMHGFGKNAMEKLKIHMMENDRYFKNSDVGIR from the coding sequence ATGGCAAAGTGCCTGAATTCGATTTGCGCCGTAAGCCACAATGCAAAGGGTACTTTCCTGCAGGGAATTATTTCCGCTCCGGCAAGAAGAGCCCTGGAAAAGGAGAAAATAAACTCCCTCGAAAAACTTTCGGAATATTCCGAAAAAGAAATCCTTCAAATGCATGGATTTGGCAAAAATGCAATGGAAAAGCTGAAGATTCACATGATGGAAAATGATAGGTATTTTAAAAATAGTGACGTCGGTATCCGTTAA
- a CDS encoding DoxX family protein, whose translation MKLLTILLVTFVLALAGTKIFQGEWNFLFSGNLGMAVFIIFTGLSHFKFQKGMELMIPDFIPAKLFWVYFTGVLEIAAGIGLMIPSIRELTAVLLIIFYVLVFIANINSSQKNINIFKADFTGPGMAYLYKERIPMHIILIVWTWFFGIYLN comes from the coding sequence ATGAAACTATTAACAATTCTGTTGGTAACCTTCGTTCTTGCTTTGGCAGGAACGAAAATTTTTCAGGGTGAATGGAACTTTTTATTTTCAGGAAACCTTGGAATGGCAGTCTTTATAATATTTACCGGGTTGTCACATTTTAAATTTCAGAAAGGAATGGAATTGATGATTCCTGATTTTATACCGGCTAAACTGTTTTGGGTGTATTTTACCGGAGTTTTAGAAATCGCTGCCGGAATAGGTCTAATGATTCCTTCCATCCGTGAACTCACTGCTGTTTTACTCATTATTTTTTACGTATTGGTATTTATTGCCAACATCAATTCCTCGCAGAAAAATATCAATATTTTTAAAGCAGATTTTACTGGACCTGGAATGGCTTACCTTTACAAAGAAAGAATTCCGATGCATATTATTTTGATTGTCTGGACTTGGTTTTTCGGGATTTATCTGAATTAA
- a CDS encoding SRPBCC family protein, with translation METLSYEIVINAPKQKVWDVLWNEKTYSEWTKFFNPASASVMKSDWKVGGKTYFLNTEGEGMVSTIDSLEEPDQIIFKHLGMVDKEGNEDT, from the coding sequence ATGGAAACACTATCCTACGAAATCGTTATCAATGCTCCTAAACAAAAGGTATGGGACGTTCTTTGGAATGAAAAAACCTACAGTGAGTGGACGAAATTTTTCAATCCCGCTTCTGCTTCTGTGATGAAATCCGACTGGAAAGTTGGCGGGAAAACGTACTTTCTGAATACGGAAGGAGAGGGAATGGTTTCAACTATTGACAGTCTGGAAGAACCGGATCAGATTATCTTCAAACATCTCGGAATGGTAGATAAAGAAGGAAATGAAGATACCTAA
- a CDS encoding SRPBCC family protein — MEPIKIDITILAPVRKVWDYFNGPEHITQWNFASDTWECPSAEVDLKEGGKFTSRMQAKDGSFGFDFVGIYDEIIPEKSISYHMEDQRKVKVIFDKIDENTTKVTEIFDPEKQNPVEMQRDGWYAILNNFHKYVENN, encoded by the coding sequence ATGGAACCTATAAAAATTGATATTACGATTTTGGCACCTGTTCGCAAGGTGTGGGATTATTTCAACGGCCCCGAACATATTACCCAATGGAATTTTGCCAGTGATACCTGGGAATGCCCATCAGCTGAAGTAGACTTAAAAGAAGGCGGGAAATTTACCTCAAGAATGCAGGCGAAGGATGGAAGCTTCGGGTTTGATTTTGTCGGAATTTATGACGAAATAATCCCTGAAAAAAGCATCAGCTATCACATGGAAGATCAAAGAAAAGTAAAGGTGATTTTCGATAAAATTGATGAAAATACTACAAAAGTTACTGAAATCTTCGACCCCGAAAAGCAGAATCCTGTTGAAATGCAGCGCGACGGATGGTATGCGATACTCAATAACTTCCACAAATACGTTGAAAATAATTAA
- a CDS encoding RNA polymerase sigma factor codes for MPQKEKDNIISQTVSKYGGKLMSYIRPKVKNAEDAEDILQEVWYQFSSLTNLSEIVNVGGWLYRVTANKITDKYRKKKTENLEDFVYEDEDGDFSIKDILLMDESAGPEVKMFQDEIWKKLFEALEELPEKQRLVYVENELNDKTLQEIADEHGENIKTIISRKNYAVKHLRNRLRTLYEDLNS; via the coding sequence ATGCCACAGAAGGAGAAGGACAATATCATCTCTCAAACCGTTTCAAAGTACGGAGGAAAGCTGATGTCTTATATTCGTCCCAAAGTGAAAAATGCGGAAGATGCGGAAGATATTCTGCAGGAAGTGTGGTATCAGTTCAGTAGTCTTACCAATCTTTCCGAGATTGTAAACGTGGGCGGCTGGCTGTACAGGGTAACGGCCAATAAAATCACCGACAAATACCGTAAGAAAAAAACCGAGAATCTTGAAGATTTCGTGTATGAAGACGAGGACGGAGACTTTTCCATTAAAGATATTCTCCTGATGGATGAAAGTGCCGGTCCGGAAGTGAAAATGTTCCAGGATGAAATCTGGAAAAAGCTGTTTGAAGCACTGGAAGAACTGCCGGAAAAACAAAGACTGGTGTATGTTGAAAACGAGCTCAATGACAAAACCCTTCAGGAGATAGCCGACGAGCATGGTGAAAATATCAAAACCATTATCAGCCGTAAAAATTACGCAGTAAAACACTTACGAAACAGGTTGAGAACATTATACGAAGATTTAAATAGTTAG
- a CDS encoding alpha/beta hydrolase family protein, with amino-acid sequence MNINTKILGITQIVISAIMMNAQTNSTKLPGDPSLVSTKATFDQLISYDKGNFKYKVEDYFARPKASQFKISPDGQYLSYKEKDKDSKNHVYVKDLKTGKVTKALEEKDDLIRSYGWLDKKRLFYTQDRGGNENLHLYAADIDGKNLKDLTPFDGITLGTVKLIKDTPFVVVTMNKNNKQIFEPYKINFNTGEIMQLYENKDVKSPIDDYIFDKDGNLRGYVVLENGLTSKLYYKDLQTGKFNLLKSTDWKNTFYIASFNENSKNKDEAYVVTNLDGDKSRIVLYDLKKDAIIKEVYSNPDFDVSSISLAGKNRNYELDYISYNGIKNETIPLSKFYTEVHDKLASEFGDKQFYVVSSDDKDEKLLVVADSDKLYGKYYEYDTKSKTIKLLFDLMPQLKEEDMAEMRPIEFKSRDGLTIRGYITLPKEALQGKKVPLIVNPHGGPQGIRDDWGFNPESQLFASRGYATLQVNFRISGGYGKEFQQSGYKQIGRKAMDDVEDGVKYVIQQGWIDKDKVAIYGGSHGGYATLMGLIKTPDLYSCGVDYVGVSNIFTFFDSFPEYWKPYKEMVKQIWYDLDNPEEAKIAKEVSPVFQIDKIKKPLFVVQGANDPRVNINESDQIVKALRAKGFEVPYMVKYDEGHGFGKEPNRIEFYKTMMGFFAKNFNQ; translated from the coding sequence ATGAACATCAACACTAAAATTTTAGGAATAACACAGATTGTCATATCCGCCATTATGATGAACGCACAGACAAACAGTACCAAACTGCCGGGAGACCCTTCTTTGGTTTCTACAAAAGCAACATTCGACCAGCTGATTTCTTACGACAAAGGAAACTTCAAATATAAAGTGGAAGATTACTTTGCAAGGCCAAAAGCTTCCCAGTTTAAAATTTCACCGGACGGACAGTATCTTTCTTACAAGGAAAAAGATAAGGACAGCAAAAACCACGTCTATGTAAAAGACCTGAAAACCGGAAAAGTTACCAAAGCTTTAGAAGAAAAAGACGACCTGATCCGAAGCTACGGATGGCTGGATAAAAAACGTTTATTCTATACACAAGATCGTGGCGGAAATGAAAACCTTCATTTATATGCCGCAGATATTGATGGTAAAAACTTAAAGGATCTCACGCCTTTCGACGGAATTACATTAGGAACCGTAAAACTTATTAAAGACACTCCGTTTGTGGTCGTGACCATGAACAAAAACAATAAGCAGATTTTTGAACCGTATAAAATCAATTTCAACACCGGAGAAATTATGCAGTTGTACGAGAACAAAGATGTTAAGAGTCCGATTGATGATTATATTTTCGATAAAGACGGAAACTTGCGCGGATACGTTGTTCTTGAAAACGGACTGACTTCCAAATTATATTACAAAGACCTGCAGACCGGCAAATTCAATCTTCTGAAATCTACAGACTGGAAAAATACGTTTTACATTGCCAGTTTTAATGAAAATTCTAAAAACAAGGACGAAGCATATGTGGTAACCAATCTTGATGGGGATAAATCCAGAATTGTTTTGTACGATTTAAAGAAAGATGCCATCATTAAGGAAGTATATTCCAATCCTGATTTTGATGTCAGTTCGATCAGCCTGGCCGGAAAAAATAGAAACTATGAGCTGGATTACATCAGCTATAACGGAATTAAAAATGAAACGATTCCCCTGAGTAAATTCTATACGGAAGTTCACGATAAACTGGCTTCAGAATTCGGCGACAAACAATTTTATGTTGTTTCTTCCGATGACAAAGATGAAAAACTGCTTGTCGTTGCAGACAGCGATAAACTGTACGGAAAATATTACGAATACGACACCAAATCCAAAACCATCAAGCTTCTTTTTGATCTGATGCCTCAGCTGAAAGAAGAAGATATGGCGGAAATGCGGCCTATAGAATTCAAAAGCAGAGACGGATTAACCATTCGCGGTTATATCACATTGCCTAAAGAAGCGTTGCAGGGCAAGAAAGTTCCTTTAATTGTAAACCCTCACGGCGGTCCGCAGGGAATCCGTGACGATTGGGGCTTTAACCCGGAATCACAGTTATTTGCAAGTCGGGGATATGCCACACTGCAGGTGAATTTCAGGATCTCCGGAGGATATGGTAAAGAATTCCAGCAATCCGGTTACAAACAGATCGGAAGAAAAGCAATGGATGACGTGGAAGACGGTGTAAAATATGTTATTCAGCAAGGCTGGATCGACAAAGATAAAGTTGCCATCTACGGCGGCAGCCACGGCGGATACGCCACTTTAATGGGATTGATTAAAACACCGGATCTTTATTCCTGCGGAGTTGATTATGTTGGGGTATCAAATATCTTTACCTTTTTTGATTCTTTCCCGGAGTACTGGAAGCCTTACAAAGAGATGGTGAAGCAGATCTGGTACGATCTTGATAATCCGGAGGAAGCCAAAATTGCCAAAGAAGTTTCGCCGGTTTTCCAGATTGATAAAATTAAAAAACCTTTGTTTGTGGTTCAGGGAGCGAATGACCCAAGAGTGAATATCAATGAATCTGATCAGATCGTAAAAGCACTGAGAGCAAAAGGCTTTGAAGTTCCGTATATGGTAAAATATGATGAAGGCCACGGATTCGGAAAAGAACCAAACCGCATAGAATTTTACAAAACCATGATGGGTTTCTTCGCCAAAAATTTTAATCAGTAA